The following is a genomic window from Besnoitia besnoiti strain Bb-Ger1 chromosome Unknown contig00069, whole genome shotgun sequence.
atctaaaccagtagtccaaactcgtagtatatactccccagaaaaaggtagtttatatcaacctaggaatcccattttagtaagtgtaacatggagtctagcttcagttgttatctgattggtattgcatgccctgagtacgtaaggaaaaggaaaggttaaccgctatttaaacacaacagttaccgtagctgtagatgaatgctaaatctagagtatctctcctaagacactgcataacatatgaatgctccttccgccattcgttgactgtgtttaccacggggaattagaacagaataccaagttctttgcctggaggtttgttacgttccgtacagttgtaggtaaaaggtatgttagagacttagactagcgttggagcacattgtttcattcgatagtccacgctcaatcttaccatacatagtacttttatgatcccaggctggtttaataagtcaaagtttagccgggaagttagcgtctaaaatatataaccgatagtctcaacttagatgcacagatggacataattaatccttgtacggtttgtacctacttgactcctcagtttaagttaaggagtcctttgtttacagcttgtaccgttactttcaggagcataccgttaaattcgatgatcttatgtgttcactcaaatcgaataaacaaagacattatagttcctagaatactgaagatgactccggttatgagatacagacaaccaagttctttatgattgcagtacaccaccaccccactggactgcttaagacagctaaaagtgttggatttcaatatcctactacattaagattattccacatcggttatgttctaggcgtaatatatggattcttgttctcactcatcttaacagcgagagaaaaactactactcagatgctagtctaatcagtagcatcgtacttggagttatcatctctgagacaggattatttatcagctttttctggggagtatatactacgagttggactactggtttagatcttgaaggtctttgtttaccggatccaagttctcttgtgcttttcatgaccatcatgttaagtgcattaagtatagtggtatccagcgtatatttgaaaaaccaacatttgtatacaagctgtacgaatatcatgacattcactttggtagtcgccttcttaatgttagtctgtacggaatacacggatcggattcttgttggcctggcacctgtttagtaactggatgaacgctttttacgcctggtatgcatggataatactcgactcttctatagtttaaccgctactgctgggactgtatattatgtacttacggtagtactatcaagcctcttcttccaaatagatttcatggaaaacctaaaattcgcatgtttgattgacatttagccgctaatatacaatcatccaagatatatttatctatcgcaggttcggtctaatgtcccgttatactatatagatcacatggcttctggtactttgagatcatgctaacggcgagagggaagtgtgtttcaaagaaaagggatgtttagccgggaagttagcgtctaaaatatataaccgatagtctcaacttagatgcacagatggacataattaatccttgtacggtttgtacctacttgactcctcagtttaagttaaggagtcctttgtttacagcttgtaccgttactttcaggagcataccgttaaattcgatgatcttatgtgttcactcaaatcgaataaacaaagacattatagttcctagaaactgaagatgactccggttatgagatacagacaacaagttctttatgattgcagtacaccaccaccccactggactgcttaagacagctaaaagtgttggatttcaatatcctactacattaagattattccacatcggttatgttctacaatatatggattcttgttctcactcatcttaacagcgagagaaaactactactcagatgctagtctaatcagtagcatcgtacttggagtttcatctctgagacaggattatttatcagctttttctggggagtatatactacgagttggactactggtttagatcttgaaggtctttgtttaccggatccaagttctcttgtgcttttcatgaccatcatgttaagtgcattagcagagcatagttaagatgataactattgtggatatagaaccaattgaacaccatgtattaatataacaaagataatcagggtaatctggtatccttcttggcataacgttgtgtagttatatgaagcgtacattccttaatatctggaacaatagattatggttaggtagtggaacaaggagagcgtctgttgtacatcaacactagatacaaggaacttgacaagcattaatagattatataaacgacaaggacatgagtctactggattttataatacagggttgaactgtgtaaagatcattgtgttatggttctatcacaaaccattgagattacgaagttatggttttgggctcgtgagtgtctctcaataaactagctgagtgcttgtacgataattatatcaatgcagtaccaattaaggcgtgtagcatctcctatgctctTAACaatcacagctatgtcgaattatcgcacccagataactccataccagtgaaccggtttgtaactccgcttcatatcgtacctgaatggtactttttagcatattatgcggtgttaaaagtaatcccatccaaaaccggtggtttgttagtatttatgtcctctctcattaacttagctcttttatctgaaattcgagctttgaatactcgaatgttgatacgacaacattttatgactcgaaatgtagtcagtggatgggtaattatttgggtatacagtatgatctttctgattattattggtagtgctattccacaagcgacttatatcttatatggtagattagctactatcgtatatcttactaccggattggttctatgcttatactaaatcaatagttataatgactacagcttccaagcaaacatgattaccgtgatattgaaatccaacacttttagctgtcttaagcagtccagtggggtggtggtgtactgcaatcataaagaacttggttgtctgtatctcataaccggagtcatcttcagtattctaggaactataatgtctttgtttattcgatttgagtgaacacataagatcatcgaatttaacggtatgctcctgaaagtaacggtacaagctgtaaacaaaggactccttaacttaaactgaggagtcaagta
Proteins encoded in this region:
- a CDS encoding cytochrome b (encoded by transcript BESB_070300), translating into MDIINPSECLYDNYINAVPIKACSISYALNNHSYVELSHPDNSIPVNRFVTPLHIVPEWYFLAYYAVLKVIPSKTGGLLVFMSSLINLALLSEIRALNTRMLIRQHFMTRNVVSGWVIIWVYSMIFLIIIGSAIPQATYILYGRLATIVYLTTGLVLCLY